In a genomic window of Desulforegula conservatrix Mb1Pa:
- a CDS encoding transposase, with the protein ELAGFQHEPHVTGGGKAAVEHPSFKWVNIILGNLKNALKGTYHAINRKHVPRYLAEFQYRFNRRYDLPSMIHRLIYVALRTPPMPSTMLSMAEAEW; encoded by the coding sequence GAGCTCGCTGGTTTCCAGCACGAACCCCATGTTACTGGAGGTGGTAAAGCAGCTGTAGAGCATCCATCCTTCAAATGGGTCAATATAATACTTGGTAACTTAAAAAATGCGCTCAAAGGTACTTATCATGCAATTAATCGCAAGCATGTTCCACGCTACCTGGCAGAATTTCAGTACAGATTCAATCGCCGATATGATCTGCCGTCCATGATTCACAGACTTATTTATGTTGCTCTTAGGACTCCGCCCATGCCATCAACCATGCTTTCTATGGCTGAAGCAGAGTGGTAA
- a CDS encoding sigma-54-dependent transcriptional regulator: MKKRILIVDDESRYLELYRQVIEAAGFTTTLASSAEEALSLMDEKPHDMIVSDVRMTGASGIELLQKVRGKHELLPFLLVTAYADVRDAVKAMKLGAVDYLSKPVDLDELISAINDTLGVSRQFQECEIPSEALRGIVAESPAMRSVLRDAFRVAASDSNVLLTGESGSGKEIVAEFIHRNSQRRNRPMIAVNCAAIPANLLASELFGHEKGAFTGAVARRTGRFREADGSTLFLDEIGDMTVELQPTLLRAIETGVVNPVGSDKETKTDFRLLAATNQNLQTQMESGKFRQDLYYRLNVIAIEIPPLRERQEDILPLARFFIAQGHSEIKRLSRATASALIAYHWPGNVRELANSMEHALLLCQSDVISPDNLPPVIRRTTKIDAITQNQSSQSECQNVKTLEEREIESIKQVLLKTGGNRTQAAELLGITRRGLIYKMKRLGVM, encoded by the coding sequence ATGAAGAAAAGAATTCTCATCGTTGACGACGAATCACGCTATCTTGAGCTTTACAGACAGGTTATTGAAGCCGCCGGATTTACGACAACCCTTGCCTCTTCCGCAGAAGAAGCGTTATCTTTAATGGATGAAAAGCCACATGACATGATCGTCTCGGATGTCAGAATGACGGGCGCAAGCGGAATCGAGTTGCTCCAAAAAGTACGCGGAAAACATGAGTTGCTGCCGTTTCTTCTTGTTACAGCGTATGCAGATGTCAGGGATGCTGTAAAAGCCATGAAATTAGGAGCTGTTGACTATCTTTCCAAACCTGTGGATCTGGATGAACTGATATCAGCCATAAATGATACACTTGGAGTCAGCCGTCAATTCCAGGAATGTGAAATACCCTCTGAAGCATTAAGGGGCATAGTTGCGGAAAGTCCGGCAATGAGATCTGTGCTTAGGGATGCATTTCGTGTGGCCGCAAGCGATTCAAATGTTCTTTTGACAGGAGAAAGTGGCTCAGGAAAAGAAATAGTCGCGGAATTCATTCACAGGAATAGCCAGCGGAGAAACAGGCCGATGATTGCTGTCAACTGCGCCGCAATTCCGGCCAATTTGCTTGCCAGCGAACTGTTTGGCCATGAAAAAGGAGCATTCACAGGTGCTGTGGCCAGACGTACGGGACGTTTCAGGGAAGCAGACGGAAGCACACTTTTTCTGGATGAAATTGGAGATATGACGGTTGAGCTTCAGCCCACATTGCTCAGAGCCATTGAAACCGGCGTTGTTAATCCTGTGGGCAGTGACAAGGAGACAAAAACTGATTTCCGCCTCCTTGCGGCAACAAACCAGAATCTTCAGACGCAGATGGAATCAGGTAAATTCCGACAAGATCTATATTACCGACTTAATGTCATAGCCATTGAAATTCCACCATTACGTGAACGTCAGGAAGATATTCTTCCCCTCGCACGATTTTTTATAGCTCAGGGACATTCTGAAATCAAACGTCTGTCAAGGGCTACGGCCTCTGCACTTATAGCCTATCACTGGCCAGGCAACGTGCGGGAGCTGGCAAATTCGATGGAGCATGCTTTGCTTCTGTGCCAGTCTGATGTAATTTCACCGGACAATCTTCCTCCTGTTATACGAAGAACAACTAAAATAGACGCAATAACACAGAATCAGTCCAGCCAATCAGAATGTCAGAATGTCAAAACACTTGAAGAACGCGAAATAGAAAGCATAAAGCAAGTTTTGCTCAAAACAGGAGGAAATCGCACCCAGGCTGCAGAACTTCTCGGGATCACGCGCCGTGGGCTTATTTACAAGATGAAAAGATTGGGGGTAATGTAG